A stretch of the Pedobacter sp. MC2016-14 genome encodes the following:
- a CDS encoding YdeI/OmpD-associated family protein, with the protein MVTFKAEIERFGEKGEKTGWYFLMIPAAISAQIKADCRKSYRVKGMLDALEIEGRALTPMGEGDFILPIKKELRQQLRKDLGAIVQLNLEEDKDFKIEIPEDLELCLNDEPQLIENFMKLPKSHRNWYINWLNTAKTEVTRTKRLVKIVSAMDRNLSFGEMMREDKEKK; encoded by the coding sequence ATGGTGACTTTTAAAGCAGAAATAGAACGTTTTGGCGAAAAAGGAGAAAAAACAGGATGGTATTTTTTGATGATACCTGCTGCTATTTCCGCTCAAATTAAAGCAGACTGCAGGAAAAGTTACCGGGTTAAAGGCATGCTTGATGCCCTGGAAATTGAAGGTCGTGCCCTTACGCCAATGGGTGAGGGTGATTTCATTTTACCGATAAAAAAGGAATTGCGGCAACAGTTGCGCAAAGATCTCGGTGCCATTGTACAACTGAACCTGGAAGAAGATAAAGACTTTAAAATCGAAATCCCCGAAGATCTGGAACTCTGCTTAAACGATGAACCCCAGCTTATAGAAAACTTCATGAAGCTACCAAAATCTCACCGCAACTGGTACATCAATTGGCTGAATACAGCCAAAACCGAAGTCACCCGTACAAAGCGGTTGGTGAAGATTGTTTCTGCCATGGACCGCAACCTCAGTTTTGGGGAAATGATGCGGGAAGACAAGGAGAAAAAGTAG
- a CDS encoding TIGR02757 family protein, producing the protein MEFLALKDFLDIKVEQYNQPSFIANDPICIPHGFSKPQDIEIAGFFAAILAWGQRKTIINKCKELFSRMDNEPYQFMMQHGDDDLKGLLGFKHRTFNDTDLLYFVAFFKQHYANSESLETAFLPADFAVQLNFSAEQALNHFRAYFFSLPDFPRRTFKHISSPLQKSTCKRLNMFLRWMVRKDNKGVDFGLWDTLKPANLICPCDVHVDRVARRLGMISRKQTDWQTAVELTAELRKLDPLDPVKYDFALFGLGVEEKF; encoded by the coding sequence TTGGAATTTTTAGCGCTCAAAGACTTTCTGGACATCAAGGTTGAACAGTACAACCAGCCGTCGTTTATAGCAAACGATCCCATTTGCATTCCTCATGGATTCTCTAAACCACAAGACATTGAAATTGCGGGATTTTTTGCGGCAATTTTAGCCTGGGGGCAACGTAAAACCATTATAAATAAATGTAAGGAATTGTTTTCCAGAATGGACAATGAACCTTACCAGTTTATGATGCAACATGGTGACGATGACTTGAAAGGCTTATTGGGTTTTAAACACCGGACATTTAATGATACGGACTTGTTGTACTTTGTAGCGTTCTTTAAACAACATTATGCAAATTCTGAAAGTCTGGAAACGGCTTTCCTTCCGGCGGACTTTGCTGTCCAGCTCAACTTTAGTGCAGAGCAGGCCTTAAACCATTTCCGGGCTTATTTTTTTAGCCTGCCTGATTTTCCACGCCGGACCTTTAAACACATCTCCTCTCCCCTGCAAAAATCTACTTGTAAGCGTCTCAATATGTTTTTGAGGTGGATGGTAAGGAAAGACAATAAGGGTGTAGATTTTGGTTTGTGGGACACCTTAAAACCAGCAAATTTGATATGTCCATGTGATGTTCATGTAGACAGGGTAGCCAGGCGACTGGGTATGATTTCACGCAAGCAAACCGACTGGCAAACTGCAGTGGAACTTACAGCAGAACTGCGCAAACTAGATCCTCTTGATCCTGTAAAATATGATTTCGCACTTTTTGGCTTAGGTGTAGAAGAAAAGTTTTAG
- a CDS encoding cystathionine gamma-synthase yields the protein MKFATKAIHAGQEPDPSTGAVMTPIYQTSTYAQKAPGDNQGFEYSRGTNPTRKALEACLAALENAKHGLAFSSGMGATDAVLRLLQPGDEVITGNDLYGGSYRIFTKVYAKYGIKFHFLDLSKPENILPYITEKTKLVWIETPTNPTMQIVDIEGVSKITKAKNILLAVDNTFASPYLQNPMDLGADIVMHSVTKYISGHSDVVMGALLVNDDELYKQLWFVYNACGATPGPQDAFLVLRGIKTLHLRMKAHCENGEKIAHYLKNHPKIDKIYWPGFEDHPNHDIAKKQMRGFGGMVSITLKGADLAETFRVASSFKVFTLAESLGGVESLINHPTTMTHGSIPKEEREKVGVMDNLLRLSVGVEDIEDLLADLEQALS from the coding sequence ATGAAATTCGCAACCAAAGCCATACATGCCGGTCAGGAACCTGATCCTTCTACAGGAGCAGTAATGACACCCATCTACCAAACTTCTACCTATGCTCAAAAAGCACCCGGAGATAATCAGGGTTTTGAATATTCAAGGGGTACAAATCCTACCCGTAAGGCTTTGGAGGCTTGTTTAGCGGCATTAGAAAATGCAAAACACGGGCTTGCTTTTTCTTCTGGCATGGGGGCTACTGATGCGGTTTTACGTTTATTGCAGCCCGGTGATGAGGTAATTACAGGCAACGATCTGTATGGTGGATCTTACCGTATTTTCACTAAGGTGTATGCTAAATACGGCATCAAATTCCATTTCCTGGATTTATCTAAACCAGAGAACATCCTCCCTTACATCACGGAAAAGACCAAACTGGTTTGGATTGAAACCCCTACCAATCCTACCATGCAGATTGTAGACATTGAAGGTGTATCCAAAATTACAAAAGCAAAGAATATCCTGCTGGCGGTTGACAATACATTTGCTTCTCCATATTTGCAAAACCCTATGGATTTGGGTGCTGATATTGTAATGCATTCTGTAACCAAATACATCAGTGGTCACTCAGACGTTGTTATGGGCGCTCTGCTGGTGAATGATGATGAACTATATAAACAGCTCTGGTTTGTGTACAATGCCTGCGGTGCCACTCCTGGTCCTCAGGATGCGTTTTTAGTACTTCGCGGGATTAAAACCCTGCATTTACGTATGAAAGCGCATTGTGAAAACGGTGAAAAAATTGCACATTACCTAAAGAACCATCCAAAAATCGACAAGATTTACTGGCCTGGTTTTGAAGATCATCCTAATCATGACATTGCCAAAAAACAAATGCGGGGCTTTGGGGGGATGGTTTCTATTACTTTAAAAGGTGCCGATTTGGCAGAAACTTTCCGTGTAGCCTCCTCTTTCAAAGTATTTACGCTTGCAGAATCCCTTGGTGGTGTAGAATCATTAATCAATCATCCTACTACTATGACGCATGGTTCTATTCCTAAAGAAGAACGTGAAAAAGTTGGAGTAATGGATAATTTATTGAGGCTTAGCGTAGGTGTTGAAGATATTGAAGATTTACTGGCAGATTTAGAGCAGGCATTGAGTTAA
- the proS gene encoding proline--tRNA ligase, which yields MSKGITSKKQDYSQWYNDIVIKADLAEHSSVKGCMVIKPYGYSIWEKIQAVLDQKFKDTGHSNAYFPLFIPKSYFSKEAAHVEGFATECAVVTHYRLKNDGNGNIIVDETAKLEEELIVRPTSETIIWNTYKGWIQSYRDLPLLINQWANVVRWEMRTRLFLRTTEFLWQEGHTAHSTSKEAIEETERMLDVYADFAENWMAMPVVKGRKTANERFAGALDTYCIESLMQDGKALQAGTSHFLGQNFAKAFDVKFTNKEGKIEHVWATSWGVSTRLMGALIMSHSDDAGLVLPPKLAPIQVVIVPIYKSDEDLENISVFVRGLMTKLKALGVSVKYDDRDTQRPGFKFAEYELKGVPIRLAIGGRDMENGTVEVARRDTQEKMTVQQEGLENYIPQLLNDIQENIYKKALDFREDHITEANSYEEFKQLLDGKAGFIAAHWDGTPETEQKIKEETKATIRCIPLDNKLEDGICIYSGKPSIQRVLFARAY from the coding sequence ATGAGTAAAGGCATTACAAGCAAAAAGCAGGATTATTCCCAGTGGTATAACGACATTGTTATAAAAGCCGACCTGGCAGAGCATTCATCTGTCAAAGGTTGTATGGTAATCAAACCCTATGGATATTCAATTTGGGAGAAAATACAGGCAGTTTTAGACCAAAAATTTAAAGATACTGGCCACAGCAATGCCTATTTCCCCTTATTCATCCCTAAGTCATATTTCTCTAAGGAAGCTGCCCACGTAGAAGGTTTTGCGACAGAATGTGCCGTAGTGACACATTATCGCCTAAAAAATGATGGAAACGGAAACATCATTGTAGACGAAACTGCCAAACTGGAAGAAGAATTGATCGTACGGCCAACATCAGAAACCATCATTTGGAATACTTATAAAGGCTGGATCCAATCTTACAGGGATTTGCCATTATTGATCAACCAATGGGCCAACGTGGTAAGATGGGAAATGCGCACACGTTTATTCCTCCGCACCACAGAGTTTTTATGGCAGGAAGGACATACCGCGCATTCCACTTCAAAGGAAGCTATTGAAGAAACAGAAAGAATGCTGGATGTATATGCAGATTTTGCTGAAAACTGGATGGCCATGCCAGTGGTTAAAGGTCGTAAAACGGCAAACGAGCGTTTTGCAGGTGCATTGGATACCTACTGTATAGAATCATTAATGCAGGATGGAAAAGCATTACAGGCTGGAACATCACACTTCCTTGGCCAAAATTTCGCAAAAGCTTTTGATGTAAAATTTACCAATAAAGAAGGAAAAATAGAGCACGTATGGGCAACATCATGGGGCGTATCTACCCGCTTAATGGGTGCATTGATTATGTCGCATAGCGATGATGCCGGCTTGGTTTTACCTCCAAAATTGGCACCGATCCAAGTCGTTATCGTCCCTATTTACAAAAGCGATGAAGACCTGGAGAACATCTCTGTCTTTGTTCGTGGCCTGATGACTAAACTTAAAGCTTTAGGGGTATCTGTAAAATACGATGACCGCGATACGCAGCGTCCGGGATTCAAATTTGCAGAATATGAACTTAAAGGTGTTCCAATCCGCCTGGCTATTGGTGGTCGTGATATGGAAAATGGAACTGTAGAGGTAGCCAGAAGAGACACCCAGGAGAAAATGACGGTGCAGCAGGAAGGTTTGGAAAATTACATTCCACAGCTCCTAAACGATATTCAGGAAAATATCTATAAAAAAGCACTTGATTTCCGCGAGGATCACATCACTGAAGCCAATTCGTACGAAGAGTTTAAACAACTACTGGATGGTAAAGCTGGTTTCATTGCGGCCCATTGGGATGGAACTCCAGAGACCGAGCAAAAAATAAAAGAAGAAACAAAAGCTACCATCCGTTGTATTCCTTTGGATAACAAACTGGAAGATGGGATTTGTATTTATTCAGGCAAACCTTCTATACAGCGCGTATTGTTTGCGCGTGCATATTAA